Proteins from one Dysgonomonas sp. HDW5A genomic window:
- a CDS encoding CinA family nicotinamide mononucleotide deamidase-related protein has protein sequence MKTAIITIGDEILIGQIVDTNSAWMSKKLTEAGYEVEEKISIGDNAQQIKDTIKDAFERVDVILTTGGIGPTKDDITKKTLCEYFGTELVFDESVLANINHVISNFTTLNPLTRDQAYVPKDCTVIQNKVGTAPITWFEKGEKVLVSMPGVPYEMKYNMENEIIPRLQTKYNAEAYVSQVLLVGGYTESNLAIHLTDFENNLPEGFGLAYLPSPRLMKLRLFVKGEQRTGELENEVLKLKTLLGDAILAEKDIPLEKILGERLSEKNLTLGTAESCTGGYIAHLITSIPGSSTYFKGSIVSYSNEIKCNVLNVSQSNLIEYGAVSESVVLEMAKGAQKTLNVDCLIAVSGIAGPDGGSDDKPVGTVWIATAIKDKIEARRYQLGKYREANIIGASNTGLLQLLRMIKD, from the coding sequence ATGAAAACAGCAATAATTACTATTGGTGATGAAATTCTCATTGGTCAGATAGTTGATACCAACTCTGCATGGATGTCTAAAAAACTCACAGAAGCAGGTTATGAAGTAGAAGAAAAAATTTCTATTGGAGATAATGCTCAGCAAATTAAAGATACCATCAAAGATGCTTTTGAACGGGTAGATGTTATACTTACAACGGGCGGTATTGGTCCAACTAAAGATGATATAACAAAGAAAACTCTTTGTGAATACTTTGGAACTGAACTGGTCTTTGACGAATCTGTTCTTGCAAATATCAATCATGTAATCTCTAATTTTACGACTCTCAACCCTTTGACTCGAGATCAGGCCTATGTACCTAAGGATTGTACTGTAATCCAGAACAAAGTGGGTACTGCACCTATCACCTGGTTCGAAAAGGGAGAAAAAGTATTAGTCTCAATGCCGGGAGTTCCCTATGAGATGAAATACAATATGGAAAATGAAATTATCCCTCGTCTACAAACTAAATACAATGCTGAAGCCTATGTTTCGCAAGTATTGCTTGTCGGAGGATATACTGAATCAAATTTAGCCATACATTTAACAGACTTCGAAAATAACCTTCCTGAAGGATTCGGGTTAGCGTATCTCCCCTCCCCTCGTTTAATGAAATTAAGACTCTTTGTAAAAGGAGAACAACGTACCGGGGAACTAGAGAATGAAGTTCTGAAACTTAAAACTCTTTTAGGTGATGCTATACTTGCAGAAAAAGATATTCCTCTCGAAAAAATATTAGGCGAACGCTTATCAGAAAAAAATCTAACTCTCGGAACCGCAGAGAGCTGTACAGGTGGATATATAGCTCATCTGATTACCTCTATTCCGGGGTCTTCAACTTATTTTAAAGGAAGTATAGTTTCTTATTCAAATGAAATCAAATGCAACGTTTTAAATGTTTCCCAGTCTAACCTTATTGAATACGGAGCCGTAAGCGAATCCGTTGTCTTAGAGATGGCTAAAGGTGCTCAAAAGACTTTAAATGTCGATTGCTTAATTGCTGTTTCTGGAATAGCAGGACCAGATGGCGGTAGTGATGACAAACCCGTGGGAACTGTATGGATTGCTACGGCAATTAAAGATAAAATAGAAGCAAGAAGATATCAATTAGGAAAATACCGCGAAGCTAACATCATAGGAGCTTCTAACACAGGACTTTTACAATTATTACGAATGATAAAAGATTAA
- a CDS encoding glycosyltransferase, whose protein sequence is MNLPKVSIIIPVYNAGCYFEKCLDSLINQTLKEIEIILVIDCPTDGSDKIAEFYCSIDNRIKLIYNEENLHTGLSRNRGMNIARGKYIGFHDHDDYCEPNMYELLYQKAEQEKLDVVRCNFSCIYTNKTDSENKIEKYNYPSTPTNTSDKEWIYENVSNGNISCVIWNHIYNTDFLRHHNIIFLDSRSICSEDSLFFLEVYHSNTHKVGIVPEYLYYHIFHATNTGKIYDYRSIKNRISFFEELYVFLRQNEIGENKCLTFLSEHVIKSLYTGSRQALLLFPLKRAIAEIRCIKKSRLIKKCINFLYKKENSSILLHLKPTIIAFSLILKLSTKK, encoded by the coding sequence ATGAATTTACCTAAAGTTAGTATTATTATTCCGGTATACAATGCAGGATGTTATTTTGAAAAATGCTTGGATTCTCTGATTAACCAGACATTAAAAGAAATCGAAATCATTCTCGTTATTGATTGCCCAACAGATGGAAGTGATAAAATTGCAGAATTTTACTGTTCGATAGATAACCGCATTAAGCTGATTTACAACGAAGAGAACCTCCATACAGGACTGAGCAGAAATAGAGGTATGAATATAGCTCGCGGAAAATATATAGGATTTCACGACCACGACGACTACTGTGAACCCAATATGTATGAATTATTATATCAAAAAGCCGAGCAAGAAAAACTAGACGTTGTCAGGTGTAATTTTTCATGCATATATACAAACAAGACAGATTCTGAAAACAAAATAGAAAAATACAACTACCCAAGCACTCCCACTAATACATCTGATAAAGAATGGATATATGAGAATGTAAGCAATGGTAACATTTCATGTGTTATATGGAATCATATATACAATACTGATTTTTTAAGACACCATAATATAATATTCTTAGATTCAAGATCGATATGTTCCGAAGACAGTCTATTTTTTCTGGAAGTCTACCATAGCAATACACATAAAGTAGGAATCGTGCCTGAGTATTTATATTATCATATTTTTCACGCAACAAATACGGGTAAAATTTACGATTACAGGTCTATAAAAAACAGGATCTCTTTTTTCGAAGAGTTATATGTATTCTTAAGACAAAATGAGATTGGAGAAAACAAATGCTTGACATTTTTATCCGAACATGTCATTAAATCATTGTATACAGGATCCCGACAAGCTCTACTTCTATTTCCACTAAAAAGAGCTATCGCCGAAATACGATGCATCAAAAAAAGCCGATTGATCAAAAAGTGTATCAATTTTCTATATAAAAAAGAAAATTCATCTATTTTACTTCACTTAAAACCTACCATTATCGCTTTTTCTTTGATCCTTAAATTATCAACAAAGAAATAA
- a CDS encoding DNA gyrase/topoisomerase IV subunit A — protein MDEPSTDNESEDVNKTSSSRSEYKIPVKDGENQLHLSGMYQNWFLDYASYVILERAVPHIADGLKPVQRRILHSMKRMDDGRYNKVANVIGHTMQFHPHGDASIGDALVQLGQKDLMVDCQGNWGNILTGDGAAAPRYIEARLSKFALEIAFNQKTTEWKPSYDGRNKEPITLPVKFPLLLAQGVEGIAVGLASKILPHNFNDLCDASIACLKGEDFILYPDFQTGGYVDVSRYNDGERGGAVKVRAKISKLDNKTLVITDIPYGRTTTSVVESILKANDKGKIKIRKVDDITALNVEIHIHLAAGVSSDKTIDALYAFTDCEISISPNCCVISGNKPHFLTVSSILRDNTDNTLNLLRWELEIHKGELEETLHFSSLEKIFIEERIYKDKGFEDSVNMDAAIEYIDNRLIPFTKLFVREVTREDILKLMEIKMGRILKFNSDKADELIARYKSEIEEIEHNLANIVDYTIAWFAMLKEKYGKNHPRMTEIRNFDTIEASKVVEANEKLYINREEGFIGTSLKKDEFICNCSDIDDVIIFFKDGKYKVVKVSDKMFVGKNVLYVNVFKKNDKRTIYNAIYRQGKVGPHYIKRFAVTGVTRDKEYDVTLGDDGSRIVYFSANPNGEAETVRVLLKPKARQKVQLFEKDFSQIAIKGRQSMGNLLTKADVHKITLKQKGKSTLGGRKVWFDPDVLRLNYDERGNYLGEFQSDDQILVVKENGDFYTTNFDLSNHYDSGILKIEKFDENKVWTAVLYDADQEYMYLKRFSLEASAKTQNFLGDNNASKLYILTDIVYPRIEVIFGGNDSYRGTLTIDAEEFISEKSFKAKGKRISTYEISKVRELEPTRFPEKQETEEEGSFAVEIDDEDSSDTDAIDEITGQKKIDFE, from the coding sequence ATGGATGAACCATCTACTGATAATGAATCGGAAGATGTGAATAAGACATCATCATCCCGATCCGAATACAAAATTCCGGTTAAAGATGGAGAGAATCAGTTACACCTGTCGGGGATGTACCAGAACTGGTTTTTAGATTACGCCTCATATGTAATATTGGAACGTGCTGTTCCGCATATTGCCGATGGACTAAAACCTGTACAACGCCGTATTCTTCATTCGATGAAAAGAATGGATGACGGTCGTTACAATAAAGTAGCAAATGTCATTGGACATACCATGCAGTTTCACCCTCATGGAGATGCCTCTATTGGTGACGCTTTGGTTCAACTGGGACAAAAAGACTTGATGGTTGATTGTCAAGGTAACTGGGGTAATATTTTAACAGGTGATGGTGCTGCCGCCCCTCGTTATATAGAAGCCCGTTTATCTAAATTCGCTTTAGAAATTGCCTTTAATCAAAAAACGACCGAATGGAAACCATCTTATGATGGAAGAAATAAGGAGCCTATAACACTACCTGTTAAATTCCCGTTGTTATTGGCACAGGGAGTCGAAGGTATTGCTGTTGGTTTGGCATCCAAAATATTACCTCATAATTTTAATGACCTGTGTGATGCATCAATTGCTTGTTTGAAGGGTGAAGATTTTATTCTTTATCCTGATTTTCAAACAGGTGGATATGTAGATGTTAGTCGATACAATGACGGAGAAAGAGGAGGTGCTGTAAAGGTTAGAGCTAAAATCTCAAAACTTGATAATAAAACCCTAGTCATTACAGACATTCCTTACGGTAGAACTACGACCTCTGTAGTAGAATCGATTCTGAAGGCCAATGATAAAGGAAAAATCAAAATCCGTAAAGTCGATGATATAACAGCTCTGAATGTTGAAATACATATACATTTAGCAGCAGGTGTGTCATCAGATAAAACGATTGATGCCTTATACGCTTTTACCGATTGCGAAATAAGTATATCTCCCAACTGTTGTGTTATCTCAGGCAATAAGCCTCATTTCCTTACAGTAAGTTCTATTCTTAGGGATAATACAGATAATACACTCAACCTACTACGTTGGGAACTGGAGATTCATAAAGGAGAATTGGAGGAAACACTGCACTTCTCTTCTCTTGAGAAAATTTTCATTGAAGAACGTATCTATAAAGACAAAGGCTTTGAGGATTCGGTTAATATGGATGCTGCAATAGAGTATATTGACAATCGTCTAATCCCTTTCACTAAACTCTTTGTAAGGGAAGTTACTCGTGAAGATATTCTTAAATTGATGGAAATCAAAATGGGACGTATCCTCAAATTTAATTCGGACAAAGCCGATGAGCTTATTGCCAGATACAAATCAGAGATAGAAGAAATTGAGCATAATCTGGCAAATATTGTCGATTACACTATTGCTTGGTTTGCAATGCTTAAAGAGAAATACGGGAAAAATCATCCACGTATGACAGAGATTCGCAACTTTGACACCATTGAAGCATCTAAGGTTGTAGAAGCAAATGAAAAATTATACATCAATCGTGAAGAGGGTTTTATCGGAACCTCTCTTAAAAAAGATGAATTTATCTGCAATTGTTCTGATATTGATGATGTTATAATTTTCTTTAAAGATGGTAAATATAAAGTTGTAAAAGTTAGCGACAAAATGTTTGTCGGCAAGAATGTATTGTATGTTAATGTTTTTAAGAAAAATGATAAACGAACTATTTACAATGCAATATACAGACAAGGGAAAGTCGGTCCTCACTATATAAAACGTTTTGCTGTTACAGGAGTTACCCGTGACAAGGAATACGATGTTACATTAGGTGACGATGGTTCTCGCATTGTCTATTTTAGTGCAAACCCTAATGGTGAAGCCGAAACTGTAAGAGTATTATTGAAGCCAAAAGCACGACAAAAAGTACAGCTATTCGAAAAAGACTTTAGCCAGATAGCCATCAAAGGGCGACAATCAATGGGAAACCTGTTGACTAAGGCCGATGTACATAAGATCACCCTAAAACAAAAAGGAAAATCAACACTTGGAGGACGAAAAGTATGGTTCGACCCTGATGTTTTACGCCTAAACTATGACGAAAGGGGCAATTATTTGGGAGAATTCCAAAGTGATGATCAAATCCTAGTTGTAAAAGAGAACGGAGATTTTTACACAACAAACTTCGATTTAAGCAATCACTATGACAGTGGTATTCTTAAAATTGAGAAATTCGATGAAAACAAAGTCTGGACAGCCGTTTTATACGATGCAGATCAGGAGTATATGTATCTAAAACGATTCTCGCTTGAAGCCTCTGCCAAAACACAAAACTTCTTAGGAGATAACAATGCATCTAAATTGTATATTCTGACAGATATAGTTTACCCACGTATAGAAGTCATATTTGGTGGGAATGATAGCTACCGAGGGACTCTTACGATTGATGCCGAAGAATTTATCTCGGAAAAAAGCTTTAAGGCTAAAGGTAAACGAATTTCAACTTATGAGATTAGTAAAGTAAGAGAACTAGAACCTACCCGATTCCCTGAAAAACAAGAGACTGAAGAGGAAGGATCTTTTGCTGTTGAGATTGACGATGAAGATTCATCTGACACAGATGCGATTGATGAAATAACAGGACAAAAAAAGATTGATTTTGAATAA
- the mutA gene encoding methylmalonyl-CoA mutase small subunit produces MANLKEKLFTDFPAISTEEWMAKITADLKGADFEKKLVWKTDEGFKVNPFYRNENIEGLKTADALPGEFPYVRGTKKDNDWYVRQDITVVDFKAANAKALEVLNKGITSLGFIIKGDDVNAENIKTLLNDICPEAVELNFSTCHRKSLELVKILADYLKSKDVDLLKCFGSVNYDPFKTILKKGVDNAEWVKQAAEIVTAAAALPRFRVLNVNANKLNNAGAYIYQELGYALANGNEILSKLVEAGLDTALVAKKIKFNFGIGANYFMEIAKFRAARWLWAEIVAAYKPACNHECPNKSEDGICRCASKIYTHAETSTYNMTVYDAHVNLLRSQTEAMSASLAGVNSLTVLPFDESFKDSDNFSERIARNQQLLLKEECHFDKISDPSAGSYYIENLTAAIADQAWKLFLEIDEKGFYEALKAGVVQAAIKASSDNRFKSLATRREILLGTNQYPNITETAGNKIAKDGCGCGCSTDSAKAQFQPLPSTRLATDFEKLRLATEKSGKTPVVFMLTIGSLAMRLARSQFSGNFFGCAGYKIIDNLGFQTVEEGVKAAREKKADIIVLCSSDDEYATLAPEAYNLVKGKEQFVVAGAPACTDDLKAIGIENFVNVKSNVLETLKKFNAVLGIN; encoded by the coding sequence ATGGCAAATTTAAAAGAAAAGCTTTTTACAGATTTTCCAGCCATATCTACAGAAGAGTGGATGGCAAAAATCACTGCTGATCTGAAAGGCGCTGATTTCGAAAAAAAACTTGTTTGGAAAACAGACGAGGGTTTTAAAGTAAATCCTTTTTACAGAAACGAGAACATTGAAGGGCTTAAAACAGCAGATGCTTTACCCGGAGAATTTCCTTATGTAAGAGGTACAAAAAAAGATAACGACTGGTATGTTCGTCAGGACATCACTGTTGTTGATTTCAAAGCAGCTAATGCAAAAGCATTGGAGGTTTTAAATAAAGGTATTACTTCTCTTGGATTTATTATCAAGGGCGATGATGTGAATGCTGAAAACATCAAAACTCTATTGAATGATATTTGTCCAGAAGCTGTTGAGTTGAACTTTTCAACCTGCCACAGAAAATCTTTAGAGCTAGTAAAGATTTTGGCTGACTATCTTAAATCGAAAGATGTAGATTTATTGAAATGTTTCGGTTCTGTAAACTATGATCCATTCAAAACTATATTGAAAAAAGGTGTTGATAATGCTGAATGGGTAAAACAAGCTGCTGAAATAGTTACAGCTGCTGCTGCACTTCCACGTTTTAGAGTATTGAACGTAAATGCTAACAAACTTAATAATGCAGGAGCATATATCTACCAAGAGTTAGGATATGCTTTAGCCAACGGAAACGAAATTCTAAGCAAATTAGTTGAAGCCGGATTAGATACTGCATTAGTTGCCAAGAAAATCAAATTTAACTTTGGTATTGGTGCTAATTACTTCATGGAAATAGCAAAATTCAGAGCTGCACGTTGGTTGTGGGCTGAGATTGTAGCTGCATACAAACCTGCATGTAATCATGAATGTCCGAACAAATCGGAAGATGGAATTTGTCGTTGTGCTTCTAAAATCTATACACACGCAGAAACTTCTACATACAATATGACTGTTTATGATGCTCACGTAAACTTGCTTCGTTCTCAAACAGAAGCAATGTCAGCATCTCTTGCAGGAGTAAATTCTTTAACTGTATTACCTTTTGATGAATCATTTAAAGATTCGGATAATTTCTCAGAAAGAATTGCCCGTAATCAACAATTATTATTGAAAGAAGAATGTCATTTCGATAAAATAAGTGATCCTTCTGCAGGTTCATATTATATTGAAAACTTAACGGCTGCTATAGCTGATCAGGCATGGAAATTGTTCCTTGAAATAGATGAAAAAGGTTTTTATGAAGCACTTAAAGCTGGAGTTGTACAAGCTGCAATTAAAGCTTCTTCTGATAACCGCTTCAAATCATTGGCAACTCGTCGTGAAATCCTTTTGGGTACTAATCAATATCCTAATATTACAGAAACTGCAGGTAATAAGATTGCAAAAGATGGTTGCGGCTGTGGTTGCTCTACAGATAGTGCTAAGGCTCAATTCCAACCACTTCCAAGCACTCGTTTAGCTACCGATTTTGAAAAACTTCGTCTTGCTACTGAGAAATCAGGAAAAACTCCGGTTGTATTTATGCTTACAATAGGTAGTCTTGCAATGCGTTTGGCTCGTTCTCAGTTCTCTGGTAACTTCTTTGGTTGTGCAGGTTATAAAATAATTGATAACCTAGGATTCCAAACAGTAGAAGAGGGTGTAAAAGCTGCACGTGAGAAAAAAGCCGATATAATTGTGCTTTGTTCTAGTGATGATGAATATGCTACTCTGGCTCCTGAGGCTTATAACTTAGTGAAAGGTAAAGAGCAATTTGTAGTGGCAGGTGCTCCTGCTTGTACAGATGACCTGAAAGCTATAGGCATTGAAAACTTCGTTAACGTTAAGAGCAATGTTCTTGAAACATTGAAGAAATTTAACGCTGTATTAGGAATCAATTAA
- a CDS encoding OmpA family protein produces MKKIILVAATALLSISGFAQEKAIKNYGFWDNWFIQGQVGVSHTFSENYQRTDLTNLLSPHVAISAGKYFSPVAGARLQVGGWEAKSFLLSDRRTYKYNYIQTSLDGLLNLTNLFTPYQGDKMFNLYGIMGVGYVHNFGDSEVGVRTQNSIIPRVGLQADFRLNDDLSINLETVGNLMADQFNGVVGGRKNDATLNVLVGLTYRFNKGGFALVDVADPAQIQSLNDQINAQRSQLRDKDRDIQKYQAEISRLAAQPTVVEEVVGETEVLMNAVVVFRLGSAKLEQNQDINIYNAAKYLQENPNVKITVTGYADKATGTPAINQRLSEQRAQAVADILINKYGIASDRINVQASGDREQPFQIDAWNRVVIFTANN; encoded by the coding sequence ATGAAAAAGATTATTTTAGTAGCAGCAACAGCTTTGCTGTCTATATCAGGTTTTGCACAAGAAAAAGCAATTAAGAATTATGGTTTTTGGGATAATTGGTTTATCCAAGGCCAAGTCGGAGTTTCTCATACATTCAGTGAAAACTACCAAAGAACAGACCTTACTAACTTATTAAGTCCACATGTAGCTATATCTGCCGGTAAATACTTCTCTCCCGTTGCCGGAGCACGTTTACAGGTAGGAGGCTGGGAAGCCAAGAGTTTCCTTTTAAGCGACAGAAGAACCTATAAATACAATTATATCCAAACGAGTCTTGATGGTCTTTTAAATTTGACCAATCTCTTTACACCTTATCAAGGTGATAAAATGTTTAATCTATATGGTATTATGGGGGTTGGATATGTTCATAATTTTGGAGATTCGGAAGTGGGTGTAAGAACTCAAAACTCAATTATTCCACGTGTAGGACTTCAAGCTGATTTCCGTTTAAACGACGACCTAAGTATAAACTTAGAAACTGTAGGAAATCTTATGGCTGATCAATTTAACGGAGTTGTTGGTGGAAGAAAGAATGATGCCACATTAAACGTATTGGTAGGTCTTACATATCGTTTCAACAAAGGTGGTTTTGCTCTTGTAGATGTTGCTGATCCTGCACAAATTCAATCTTTGAATGATCAAATAAATGCTCAAAGATCTCAATTGAGAGATAAAGACAGAGATATCCAAAAATATCAAGCAGAAATTTCTCGCCTTGCAGCTCAGCCTACTGTTGTAGAAGAAGTTGTAGGTGAAACAGAAGTATTGATGAATGCAGTAGTAGTATTCCGCTTGGGAAGTGCTAAACTAGAGCAAAATCAAGATATAAACATCTATAATGCAGCTAAATATCTACAAGAAAATCCTAATGTAAAAATCACTGTTACAGGATATGCAGATAAAGCAACTGGTACACCTGCAATTAATCAAAGATTGTCAGAACAACGTGCACAAGCTGTAGCTGATATACTTATCAATAAATATGGTATTGCTTCAGACCGCATCAATGTACAAGCTAGTGGAGATAGAGAACAACCATTCCAAATTGATGCTTGGAACCGTGTAGTAATCTTTACTGCAAACAATTAA
- a CDS encoding glutathione peroxidase → MHKIIFTVLMTLIINSTMAQQKSLYDFKVKDIDEQEFDMSSLKGKKVLVVNVASKCGLTPQYELLEELYQKYKDQNFIIIGFPSNDFKGQEPGTNKEIKEFCTLNYGVTFPIMDKVTVIGENKDPIYKWLTEKSENSKFDAEVQWNFQKFMIDENGQLVDFVLPKESPLSEKIITWIEKK, encoded by the coding sequence ATGCATAAGATAATATTCACTGTACTGATGACACTTATTATAAATTCAACTATGGCACAACAAAAATCACTTTACGATTTTAAGGTAAAAGATATTGATGAACAAGAATTTGATATGTCTTCTTTAAAAGGAAAGAAAGTATTAGTTGTAAATGTGGCATCTAAATGTGGTTTAACTCCACAGTATGAGCTATTAGAAGAATTATATCAAAAATATAAGGATCAGAATTTTATCATTATTGGTTTCCCTTCTAATGATTTTAAAGGACAAGAACCAGGTACTAATAAAGAAATAAAGGAATTCTGTACTCTCAATTATGGGGTGACCTTTCCTATAATGGATAAAGTAACTGTTATTGGTGAAAACAAAGATCCAATTTACAAATGGCTAACTGAAAAATCCGAAAACTCTAAATTTGACGCTGAAGTTCAATGGAATTTCCAGAAATTTATGATTGACGAAAACGGTCAGCTTGTCGATTTTGTTCTACCAAAAGAAAGCCCGTTATCGGAAAAAATAATTACTTGGATTGAGAAAAAGTAA
- the scpA gene encoding methylmalonyl-CoA mutase: MKPNFKNIDIKNAGFAATDAAEWAATNRNAEADWITPELIPVKPVYTKEDLEGMEHLNYASGLPPFVRGPYSGMYAMRPWTIRQYAGFSTASESNAFYRRNLASGQKGLSVAFDLATHRGYDADHGRVVGDVGKAGVSICSVEDMKVLFDGIPLNQMSVSMTMNGAVLPILAFYINAGLEQGAKLEEMAGTIQNDILKEFMVRNTYIYPPAFSMKIIADIFEYTSQKMPKFNSISISGYHMQEAGATADIELAYTLADGMEYLRAGINAGIDVDAFAPRLSFFWAIGMNHFMEIAKMRAGRLLWAKIVKSFGAKNPKSLALRTHSQTSGWSLTEQDPFNNIGRTCIEAMAAALGHTQSLHTNALDEAIALPTDFSARIARNTQIYIQEETQICKEIDPWGGSYYVETLTNELVHKAWDLIQEVEKLGGMAKAIETGLPKMRIEEAAARTQAKIDSQQQTIIGVNKYRLEKEDPIDILDVDNTEVRRQQIERLNELKSKRDNAAVAKALAAITECVKTQKGNLLELAVEAARLRATLGEISDACEEVVGRYKAIIRTISGVYSSETKKDPTFQEACELVEKFAKKEGRQPRIMIAKMGQDGHDRGAKVVATGYADCGFDVDMGPLFQTPEEAARQAVENDVNVLGVSSLAAGHKTLIPQVMEELKKLGREDIIVIAGGVIPAQDYDFLYKAGVAAIFGPGTSVAKAAVQMMEILLAD; this comes from the coding sequence ATGAAACCAAATTTTAAGAATATAGATATTAAGAATGCAGGTTTTGCAGCAACTGATGCTGCGGAATGGGCTGCAACTAATAGGAATGCCGAAGCTGACTGGATTACTCCGGAGCTTATTCCTGTAAAACCGGTTTATACAAAAGAAGACCTGGAAGGAATGGAACACTTGAATTATGCTTCAGGTTTACCTCCATTCGTTCGCGGACCATATTCGGGTATGTACGCAATGCGTCCCTGGACTATCCGTCAATATGCAGGTTTCTCTACAGCGAGTGAATCAAATGCTTTCTATCGCCGTAACTTAGCTTCTGGGCAAAAAGGTTTGTCTGTTGCTTTTGACTTGGCTACTCACCGTGGATATGATGCTGATCATGGTCGCGTAGTTGGTGACGTTGGTAAAGCAGGGGTTTCGATCTGTTCAGTTGAAGATATGAAAGTTTTGTTCGATGGTATTCCATTGAATCAAATGTCAGTATCTATGACTATGAACGGAGCTGTTCTTCCTATTTTGGCATTTTATATCAATGCAGGATTAGAGCAAGGTGCTAAGCTGGAAGAAATGGCAGGTACTATTCAGAATGATATTTTGAAAGAATTCATGGTGCGTAATACATATATTTACCCACCTGCATTCTCAATGAAGATTATCGCTGATATTTTTGAATATACATCTCAAAAGATGCCTAAGTTCAACTCTATATCTATTTCTGGATATCACATGCAAGAAGCAGGTGCTACCGCAGATATCGAATTAGCTTATACATTGGCTGATGGTATGGAATATCTTCGTGCTGGTATTAACGCTGGTATAGATGTAGATGCTTTTGCACCTCGTTTATCATTCTTCTGGGCAATCGGTATGAATCACTTCATGGAAATTGCTAAGATGCGTGCAGGTCGTTTATTGTGGGCTAAGATTGTTAAGAGCTTTGGTGCTAAAAATCCAAAATCTTTGGCACTTCGTACTCACTCTCAAACTTCAGGCTGGTCGTTAACTGAGCAAGATCCATTTAATAATATTGGTCGTACTTGTATCGAGGCTATGGCTGCGGCACTAGGTCACACACAATCTCTTCACACAAATGCTTTGGATGAGGCTATTGCGTTGCCTACAGACTTCTCTGCCCGTATTGCTCGTAATACTCAGATATACATACAAGAAGAAACTCAAATTTGTAAAGAAATCGACCCATGGGGAGGTTCTTATTATGTTGAGACTTTAACGAATGAATTAGTTCACAAAGCATGGGATCTGATTCAAGAAGTTGAAAAATTAGGTGGTATGGCTAAAGCTATCGAAACAGGTCTTCCAAAGATGCGTATCGAAGAAGCTGCTGCACGTACTCAGGCTAAAATTGACTCACAACAACAAACTATTATTGGGGTAAATAAATATCGTCTGGAGAAAGAAGATCCTATTGATATTCTTGATGTGGATAATACAGAAGTACGCCGTCAACAAATTGAGCGTTTGAACGAATTGAAATCAAAACGTGACAATGCTGCTGTTGCAAAAGCTCTTGCTGCAATTACCGAATGTGTGAAAACTCAAAAAGGTAACTTGTTAGAATTGGCAGTAGAAGCGGCTCGTCTTCGTGCAACATTGGGTGAAATTTCGGATGCATGTGAAGAAGTCGTAGGTCGTTATAAAGCTATAATTAGAACTATATCAGGCGTGTATTCATCAGAAACTAAAAAAGATCCAACGTTCCAAGAAGCTTGTGAACTAGTAGAAAAATTTGCTAAGAAAGAAGGTCGTCAGCCTCGTATCATGATTGCAAAAATGGGACAAGACGGTCACGACCGTGGAGCAAAAGTTGTTGCAACCGGTTATGCTGACTGTGGTTTTGACGTAGATATGGGACCATTGTTCCAAACTCCCGAAGAAGCTGCCCGTCAAGCTGTAGAAAACGATGTAAACGTTCTTGGAGTATCTTCTCTTGCTGCAGGTCATAAGACTCTTATACCTCAGGTAATGGAAGAACTTAAGAAATTAGGTCGTGAGGATATCATTGTTATTGCAGGTGGAGTTATTCCTGCTCAAGATTATGATTTCCTTTATAAAGCTGGTGTAGCTGCTATTTTTGGACCTGGAACATCTGTAGCTAAAGCTGCAGTTCAAATGATGGAAATCTTATTAGCAGACTAA